tcaagaacattctaaagtatcttatgaggactaaagagatgttcttggtctatggtgggagtgacgagctgagcgtcaaaggatactcggacgctagtttccaatcagatagagatgattgctcttcacaatcaggatttgtatttatgttgaacggtggagccgtcacttggagaagctccaagcaaagtactattgctgattctacgacagaagccgagtatatagcggtaaatgaagctgctaaagaggccatgtggataaagaaattcatcggggatctaggtgtggttcctacaatccatgatcctgttgagattttctgcgacaatgtgagtgcggttatcttggctcaagaaccgaggtcacaaaagcgcacacggcacatactcagaaagtaccattacatccgtcaacttgtagcagataatgatatattattaagtagagtagacacgactaagaacttggctgatccttcaccaagcctttgccacagactaagcatgatgctcatagcatgtctattggcattcgtgtcattgatgataaagtttgattgtatttattatgttaagtttgaaactttaaacattgggcaataatgtatgttgcaattgatctgatgattaatatattgagattatattatgcgcacgatgcgatcatttcattgtatattgccatgtttcattttgcatgttttaacttccaatgaatattatttcataaacttccacagtcggtcattctctacggaagagagaattgaattaaggctgctatgaagtgtagtaatataggcttatatgaaactacattcatgagaaacttgatagttgattcaaggttttggaatgaccacacttagacgctacttcatggttttaagtcacaagtaagctctaagatggcaacatcatttatcctagagtggatatgtatgaggaatcctgacacaaactatattctactttgacctgtatttaacgctgtgcgtaaatgccagtcataagggtgcaTATCAGGTAAAATATaggatgtggtggatgtctatacagttgaagcaatttgttccttcttctctaagcaagttgaagcgatatctctgggcccctcgttgatttgtgctgaattaaatgcatggccatgctacgactgaattaatgcaattgcagtctatttgatcaccacaaatctctatcgggaaacataatcttgaacgatgatgattgacacttaaccatgtcacacgttcacatagatatctagaacaaaaggatgattgatataaatcaaaatataggaatGTAACTTAAttgactagttgttacacatggtgtgtcttttaagactaaccgacattattaatgtcagtgcaagtgggagtctattggaaatatgttctcgggttggttacggttcaaccgtgatttgaccgtggtacatatattctgaaggtatgcccatgacattaaataatataaagtccatttatcctattcagtcacacacaaaggccaatcgtaaattgtttgatacaccttctaatcgggaattaatttattaatcaattgtttttggtttaataaattaaatatattttgagattaattaattaataactaaTTTATTAATCTCTTAAGCATGCCACTGTATTATAGAAAATAAGACATGCttgcattttatttatttatccaaTACTTGGACATGAACATGTGTGCACCCACATGTGAAAAGATAAAAAGAGAGCATGCTTATGTTTTATTAAATACCGATACATGCATTCTCAAAAGTCCCCCCACACCCTCTGCATCTTTTGACTAACTCAAATGACTCACACTCTCTTCCTTTCATTTTTTCCTTAAAAACAATCGGTGGTTTTATAAACAAAAGGGAAGAATAGTATTTGAAAAAAAGATAGAAAAGACTTTGCAAGTTTTTTTCTTTCGGTGGTCTTTAAAACAAAAGAGAAGAAAAGGTTTTTTGAAAGATAGAAGGTATAGATCAaataaggttggaactttgggtgtctaccgtttagaggagctCTCCTTTGGGTTCTCTACAAGCTAGAATCTTCgagaaaggctacaaaggttgtaatctaacctattcttgttcgtttatttaatttcgtttgctaaaagttttgtacatgggtcctttggggagtatgattttgtaaattttaaaatgcttccgcttatTATGATTTTGGTATCATACTCCAACTCCTTCTACGTGCTCGGGACCCACCACGACCTGTGTACGAACATATTGATTACAAGAATGCTCCCCTGATCAACTCATCACCTGTGTCCACAGCAAATGAGATAGTGGTTTCCATTTTCAAAATAACACGAGAACAACTTAACTTACTGAAAGCAATTTCGAAAAAAGAAGGAAACACGATCAACTTTAGTTCCTTTGAAATCCTCTCGGCCCATATTTGGAAGTGCGTATGTGAAGCCCGTGGGCTACCTGACGATGAGAAAACCGCGCTCTACCTTGTCACTGACGGACGGGCCCGTCTTCAACCTGCTCTTCCTCCAGGTTTTTTCGGGAATGTTAGTTTTCTGACTGCTTCTAGAGCAGTAGCAGGAGAAATAAAAGCAAATCCGATTTGGTATGCAGCAAGTATAATCCATGATGCATTAGTAAAAATGAACGACGATTATCTTAAGTCAACAATCGACTATTTGGAAGTGCAACACGATATCAAGGATGTGGTTGCTAGCTTGGTCCAGAGTTTTACTGCAGGCTCTAATCTTGGTATAAATAGTTGGGTTAACCTCCCGAGTTACGAAGTTGACTTTGGATGGGGCCGGCCTATATTTGTGGGACCTGGTGATGCTGCCGTAGATGGTACGACTTTTGTGTCACGAGGACCGGTTAACGACGGAAGCTTGTCCGTAGTCATTTGGCTGAAACCTCAACACATGGAGATTTTCAAGAAGTTGTTTTATTTATTGCCTTCTAAACTATAAATTGTGTAACTGTTGATTTTGTTATTTATCAAGCTGTCTTGTTACTATATTATATCCTTAATTAATTTATAGGTTGTTAATTCAATATTAAGTGGTGATGGTGATAGATTGTATTTAAATATCTTACGTAATTGGAGGGAATATGCACTACAAATATCACTCTCCTCTAACATTAAGAACCTTTTGTCACTTCGAACTCATTTGTATCGTTTGCATTTTGTGACAATAAACACTTTCCATAAACTCTCTATGTTCTTACATACTAAATGAGATTAACCAACAGGATCAAATCGAATATTTACTAGTGCTACATCGCCGAATAATTACGAAAGAAATATAGTTGAAAAaactaaaatattttaataataatacgtcTTGGTGATGAAATATGACAGAaattataatacggagtaataacgaTCGGGTAGCGCGATGCTGAAGCTGCTTTTTAGTTTTCTAATTTTGGATCTTGTTTCATTTATTTACATTAGCAAAATGAACAAAATGATTATGATGCCTAATATTATTTGATAACGTGAGTGTTTATTGTTTTTTTTGCTATGTAGCTGTGGCTAGTTACATTAACAAAATGGCTATGATTTTAGCTATTTATATCAACAAAGGGTGAGGAATTTACAATGGTCAGGTTCTTTGTTTAGTTACAGCCATGGAGTTCTTTCGTTACTCATTTTCTCTTCGGTTCTTTGCATTCGATATCTCTTTTTGAAATTTTTATAACTAATTGTAAACTTTTGTATCTATAAtttgtaaatgtataaaaataaagaggtaaaattattatattttccTTAACGTATGAACATAAGACAAATAATGTAGGTAAAGTGTAAGGATAAATCAAAAAGTACACTATATAAATGGTATTGTTAAACTCTGTATTTTTGTTTGGATAAAAGAATTTTGTCGGATgaagtatatatttattttatataatataaatacatatatttatacaataataatatttaatatttacaatttatatacttataataataataataataataataataataataataataataacattaacattgacaaaaataacaataatttataCTCCATCTGTCCCATATTTATTGTCCACACACAAAAAAATACATAGTAAAAAAAAATGTGACTGGCGCATATACTTTTTTATTTACTTTTTAGCTTTACCCTTCTTACCTATCTTTTGTTTTACATTTATAAAAGAGAAATTTACTCATATAATCACATTTGACTCTCTCATTCTCAATAACAAACATTGTCAAACTCCCTTTTTCAAAAATAGATATATATTTCACCAAAAGCTAGGCGAATTAGGTGAAACTCTTGGTATCCAATTAAAACACTTCACGTGTATAATAAACTTTCGCCACTTATTTCAATTTTTTAAAATATTTGCCCTAACCTAACCTTTTAAGGCGAACTAGGAGAAATCTTGTTTTAGGCAATTTAGATGTAATCTTTAAACCATCTAAATCGGCCacgtgtattttaagttttagccTAACCTAACTTTCTTAGGCGAATTAGTCGAAATGTTTATAAACACTATTTTTTTTACTGTTGATCCCGATTTAATAACAGAAAGTttgtgggggggggggggtgaatacaattctttgtCAATTAAGTTAATTAATCAGTTTAAGCATATAATGTAATTTTCAACATTATTCTTTTATTGAAATAATCTCAAAGACTCACGGTTATCCTTTGGCGGAATAGATAACCAATTGGTATAGATTACACCTAGATAGAGTTCGAATGAATGAAGCTTATACAAGGTCTGGACTCTATCGATTTAATACCCACACCACTAATTTATACAATTGTGGTTTCAACTATTTATAGGATCCCTAATAACCGTGTACTTGATCTATTGTCCACTGATACAAAGGATGTTTGTACTCAGCCGATAACTGTGGCAGAAATCACGTGACTCTCCTTTCCTTTTTCGGTAGCTAATTGCAGGAACACCCCTTTGGACATTCgaattgattaaacaaatagaatattgggtccctaggcgttgacaaaacaTTAACCATGAACTGCGCATGAGTTAAGCTTCTGCATTCCATTGTTGTCTTGTAAGGTCATGTTGGTCCCGATTTAACAACAGGAATTTTGTagagagggggtgaatacaattctttttgttaATTAAGTAAATTAAACAGTTTAAGCATATAATTAGCAATCAATTAAATCAGAGACATATGTAATTTTCAATGATATTCTTTTAtaggaggtgatactcacacactccTTTTTTATCCATACACACTTTTTATCACAATACTTACAATTATATCCCTAAATTTACATAGGAAATTGAACCTGCATTATCATAAGTAAGGGGTATAATAGTAAGTTAGTGTGTATGGATAAAAAAGAAGTATGTGAGTATCACCTCCCTTCTTTTATTGATAAAATCTCAAAGAATCACGATTATCCTTTAGCGGAATAGATAACCGGTTGATACATATTACACCTAGATAGCTTTCGAACGAATGAACCTTATACAAGGTCTGGACTCTATCGATTTaatatctgtgacgacccgaaaaatttcgactaattttaaaccaaactctcgatacgatttaatatttttgacacgatgaacaaagtctgttaggtcaaatctaaaaaattttgaactgtttcatatattcaattgaccttcgaccattcccgactattcacgaaccattatttgtaaataaatgtgtaaacatataaatataaatataaatataaatatatgtatatataataacttaaaataataatatacgatataattaaattgttattaaatatatatatatatatatatatatatatatatatatatatatatatatatatatatatatatatatatatatatatatatatatatatatatatatatatatatatataattatttaatgattctaatactcgttggacgtttcgattattatttagagaagtttaatttgaacttatgtgattttaaaataaacggtgattcgaaaatgagttatatcaaTTACaggtttataaaaaatatatttaggagctatttgttaaattttagaactttttatattttacccgggATGGAGCGCAGAcagataatttaatttttatttaaaatttttaaacaaataataaccatttttatgactaaaataaataaagacatttattgaaaaaatttgggatttttccgaagacttttatcagccactgattatcaacggactaCAAAATACTATTCCTAATAAAACTATCGGTAAGATATTTAATTAGAtgcacgtttatattttaaattatattataatattattattaaagttattgatCTTGCTTTATTTGTAAACGGAAAATGGAATCAAACATAATTGAGATTACTGTACGTCCGTAAATTGATAATATGACAAACACCCTGCTAACTATTTCACACTTTTAGATTTCTGTTTCACGTCAAATCACTTTCACGTTTTATTCTTCTTTGaatataataaattattattattataataatattactttcttattattattgtctATATACActtatatgtatatcatatatatatatatatagacaagtgTATACACACAGACCACCATCCTTCTTGACAAGCACAAGCAACCTTTCCTGTTTTTTTTCTTGTTGAACTCCACACCATCACCACACAAGAACATCACCATTCGACAACCCAACACCATTATTCATCTAACTTCGATCACCAATTGTAGTTTCTACGACCGTTTCTTTATTTTATGTTTCTTGAATCACTACAAGCAACCCATTAACCCCACGATACCATCACACAACCACCATGAATATCTTTTTTCGTTTCTTTCTCTTGTTGAACACAACAGCTGTCCATAACCACCACAGTTTACAGCCTTTCTTCGGTTACAACTAGCATCGAACAACCCCTATATCACTACTGATCGGCCACCCAACCCACAAGAATCACCACACCAAAACCACTACCATTCACCATTTAATTACCACCATCTACCAGATTGCCACCATCACCTTCCTCACTAAACAACCACCCTCACGTTTCTGTCTTGCACACTTCTGTTTTTACAGCACAATCGAATCATTAACAATAACTGCTACATACTCCTGTTTATTTCTAAACCGACACCCACACCAATACAAACCCATCGAACTTGTTACAATTCATTTAGAAGTTTTCTGTAGCACCAAACACCATCATTTTATTTTTCGTGTCTGCTGCAACACCACCACTATATTAACTGCCATCACTTGCTTGAGCTGCTACTTGCTACAGCATCCTGTCTTCTCGAAATCCAACACCCACAACCGTAAACTACGTACAATACTTTGCAACTGCAGCAGCTGGAGTAGCGAGTCCATTGATCAAACTAAATCTGGTAATCAAACAGCCATTTTAAATTCTCAGACATCTTATATTTTAACCGGACCTTTGACTATCCAAAACGTGACTCAGCCTACACCTGTGAACCCACTACCCCAACCCGTTTCTGCACCACAACTGTACCAACACCACTGGATGGTCACTATACAATGAAACCCACTTATTGCTAAGACTGCCGTTCTGTTTCAGTTTGAATCAAGATCAAACATTGATTTATTTGCTACTACTCTACATTTCTGATTTACAGGTCACCTGAAACTCGAACACCACAAATCCTCATCATCTTATTCGATTACTATCATCAAACCCACTAAGAACATAAATTATTGCTCTTATTCGAATAAATAGGTATACAGAAGATAAAGAGGGATTTAAGAAATTAAGAGAATATCATTGAATCGATTACTTACTTGAATCAATTGATGATGattagatcgatgatgatgatttgatTACACGCTGTAGTGTTTAATTCTTTTTCTAGTTCGAACGACACTAACCGAACACCAATTGCTATAGACTGCTGCTCCTCTGTTCGCAAATTGTTTCAGCTGCCTTCTCCCACTTCTGATCGATTGAATTGTAAACCAATAACCTGGATCGATCTATTTGATGATGCTTCATTTGTCTGAGCCGAACAAAATCCTCTCACACACACCCATCGATTAATTTAGGTAAGGGATACGAATTGGGCCAACTAAACCTAAATTGGATTGAAACATGGGCTCCTTGTTAAACGTTAATGGACTTCCTAATTTCCACTTGTTAATTAAGATATAATGTTTATTGTTAttgctaaatattattattattaatattactgatatcattataattagtattattattgttattatattataattattacaattgttattattattattattaaaactatcattattattatcattactaatattattattattatttttatcattattattatttttatcattattatgaaaattatcattttattaaaattatcattttattaaaattatcatttttattaagattatcattattattaaaactatcattattattattattattattattattattattattattattattattattattattattattattattattattattattattattattattattactattattattaatattaatattattaatattagtattatcattattattatttttataatttttattattagtattattaatatatcaaataaagattttctatataaaaatatatttatgacataaaacataactatattaatatttttgtaataaatattaattatctatttaatgtatataaaaataaatatatctaattaatttattaatgaaacatataatttattaatataataatcatatcactaataataatatataaattcgttctattacaattatatgtgttaatatatatataaatgatataggttcgtgaatccgaggccaaccctgcaattgttcag
This window of the Rutidosis leptorrhynchoides isolate AG116_Rl617_1_P2 chromosome 7, CSIRO_AGI_Rlap_v1, whole genome shotgun sequence genome carries:
- the LOC139860257 gene encoding shikimate O-hydroxycinnamoyltransferase-like codes for the protein MSPLVTYFKCGGVSLGVGMHHYVADASSAGHFIKAWSDMARGLDLTIHPFLDRTLLLARDPPRPVYEHIDYKNAPLINSSPVSTANEIVVSIFKITREQLNLLKAISKKEGNTINFSSFEILSAHIWKCVCEARGLPDDEKTALYLVTDGRARLQPALPPGFFGNVSFLTASRAVAGEIKANPIWYAASIIHDALVKMNDDYLKSTIDYLEVQHDIKDVVASLVQSFTAGSNLGINSWVNLPSYEVDFGWGRPIFVGPGDAAVDGTTFVSRGPVNDGSLSVVIWLKPQHMEIFKKLFYLLPSKL